One Terriglobales bacterium genomic region harbors:
- a CDS encoding amidohydrolase yields the protein MRLAEFFLLSTLTASALGQASGQTPSASNEVETVYPEAHALYLDIHQNPELSSHETQTAAKLATRLRGLGYDVTEHVGGTGIVAVLKNGPGPTIMLRTELDALPVEEKTGLAYASKVHAKDDSGRDVPVAHACGHDLHMASLVATAAIMAHSKDTWHGTLMLIGQPAEETISGARNMIEDGFLKRFPKPDVAVALHVMNLLPAGKVGVVAGTYDANADSLRVTIYGKGGHGASPHTTVDPIVIAARTILALQTIPSREVKPGEMVVITVGYIQAGTKNNIIPDRAEMGLTVRTYKSDVRKQVLAAIARITKAEAEAAGAPREPLIEHYEFTDSVYNNPALAQSLRATLESALGKENVSMEEPITGSEDFSYFVEQGIPGFYFTLGGANPEKYAQANAAGTSLPSNHSPLFAPDVDPALHTGIAAEVAVLRDLLNKSVDDLQKLTHQQ from the coding sequence ATGCGATTGGCAGAATTTTTCCTCCTCTCCACACTTACCGCCTCAGCTTTAGGACAGGCTTCGGGCCAAACTCCTTCAGCGTCGAACGAAGTCGAGACTGTATATCCCGAAGCGCATGCCCTCTATCTGGACATACACCAAAATCCGGAGCTCTCTTCGCATGAAACACAAACCGCTGCGAAGCTGGCGACACGCCTCCGTGGCCTCGGCTATGACGTCACCGAACATGTTGGCGGAACAGGAATCGTCGCGGTCCTCAAAAATGGTCCCGGGCCAACCATCATGCTGCGTACAGAACTGGATGCGCTTCCGGTGGAAGAAAAGACCGGCCTCGCTTACGCCAGCAAAGTGCATGCGAAAGATGATTCCGGACGCGACGTGCCTGTGGCGCATGCCTGCGGACACGACCTGCATATGGCGTCGCTGGTGGCAACCGCCGCGATCATGGCGCACAGCAAAGACACCTGGCATGGAACGCTCATGCTGATTGGCCAGCCGGCTGAAGAGACCATTTCTGGCGCCAGGAACATGATCGAAGATGGCTTCCTCAAGCGTTTCCCAAAACCGGACGTGGCTGTGGCGTTGCACGTCATGAATTTGCTTCCAGCGGGGAAGGTCGGGGTAGTAGCGGGGACCTACGACGCCAATGCCGATTCGCTGCGCGTCACAATCTACGGCAAGGGCGGACACGGCGCATCGCCTCACACCACGGTTGATCCCATTGTGATTGCAGCCCGTACGATACTGGCCTTGCAGACCATTCCTTCACGCGAGGTGAAGCCCGGAGAAATGGTGGTGATCACGGTCGGCTACATCCAGGCAGGCACGAAGAATAACATCATCCCTGACCGGGCCGAGATGGGGCTGACGGTACGCACCTATAAGTCTGACGTTCGCAAGCAGGTGCTCGCAGCCATTGCGCGCATCACCAAGGCCGAAGCCGAAGCTGCGGGCGCGCCGCGAGAGCCGTTGATTGAACACTATGAGTTCACCGATTCGGTGTACAACAATCCCGCGCTGGCCCAGAGTCTCAGGGCCACGCTTGAATCGGCGCTTGGCAAAGAGAATGTTTCAATGGAGGAGCCGATCACAGGCTCGGAAGATTTTTCTTACTTTGTCGAACAGGGCATCCCCGGTTTCTACTTCACTTTGGGAGGAGCCAATCCTGAAAAATACGCGCAGGCAAACGCGGCGGGAACCTCGCTGCCCTCGAACCACTCTCCGCTGTTCGCTCCCGATGTGGATCCCGCACTGCATACCGGCATCGCCGCCGAGGTGGCCGTGCTCCGCGATCTTCTGAACAAATCGGTCGATGATCTGCAGAAGTTGACGCATCAGCAGTGA
- a CDS encoding D-2-hydroxyacid dehydrogenase encodes MKLLLVHPHRFPLWNAPTWMADRLRAGFPGVEVVQLLDYDRINEEFADAEIFVGTSLRLEQFQRAKKLRWIHSPSTGVNQFMLPEVIASDVVITNGRTIHGMVVAEHSMAFMLALAKRLPSAFRYQAQRKWGQGDMSQESPMPRELADATLLLLGAGSIGREVVPRARAFGMKIIVVREDVHKGAEGADEVYAMSELDRLLPRADFVLITLPTLPSTLSLFNRERLSKMKSDAYLVNVSRGALIDEQALLECLQKKQIAGAALDVFSTEPLPPESPFWSLENLLITPHTAALTAKLWERHYALIADNLRLYLAKQPLRNVVDKAKGY; translated from the coding sequence TTGAAACTTCTTCTCGTCCATCCTCACCGTTTCCCACTATGGAACGCTCCCACCTGGATGGCCGACCGCCTTCGTGCCGGGTTTCCTGGCGTGGAAGTTGTCCAGCTTCTTGACTACGATCGCATAAACGAGGAATTCGCCGACGCTGAAATCTTCGTTGGCACATCTTTGCGTCTCGAGCAGTTCCAGCGCGCCAAAAAACTCCGTTGGATCCATTCGCCTTCGACCGGCGTGAATCAATTCATGTTGCCTGAGGTCATCGCCAGCGACGTAGTCATCACCAACGGACGCACCATTCACGGCATGGTTGTCGCCGAGCACTCTATGGCGTTCATGCTGGCGCTGGCCAAGCGTCTGCCCTCCGCATTTCGGTACCAGGCGCAGCGCAAATGGGGACAAGGCGATATGTCTCAGGAATCTCCCATGCCCCGCGAACTCGCCGATGCAACGTTGCTTCTGCTGGGCGCAGGCAGCATTGGCCGCGAAGTGGTTCCGCGCGCCAGGGCCTTTGGCATGAAAATAATCGTAGTCCGTGAGGACGTGCACAAAGGCGCCGAAGGTGCGGACGAAGTATATGCGATGAGCGAGCTTGACCGCCTTCTCCCTCGTGCCGATTTCGTGCTCATTACTCTTCCTACCCTCCCCAGCACGCTCAGTCTGTTCAACCGTGAGCGCCTCTCCAAAATGAAATCCGATGCCTATCTTGTTAATGTGAGCCGGGGCGCGCTGATTGATGAACAGGCGCTTCTGGAGTGCCTGCAGAAAAAGCAGATTGCCGGCGCCGCTCTCGACGTATTTTCCACCGAACCTTTGCCGCCCGAATCCCCCTTCTGGTCGTTGGAGAATCTTTTGATCACGCCTCACACCGCCGCCCTCACCGCAAAGTTGTGGGAGCGGCACTACGCTCTCATCGCAGACAATTTGCGCCTCTATTTGGCCAAGCAGCCTTTGCGCAACGTTGTGGATAAGGCAAAAGGATATTGA
- the gpmI gene encoding 2,3-bisphosphoglycerate-independent phosphoglycerate mutase: protein MPTRPKPLVLIILDGWGFRAETKANAIALARKPNYDQLLRDFPNTLIHTSGRYVGLPNGQMGNSEVGHLNIGAGRVVSMDISKIDVMIENGEFFSNPVLLDAIKHARSGGRRLHIFGLVSDGGVHSHQNHLYALLRMAKQNGVDRVFVHAFMDGRDTLPTNGVLYLQQLQQKMREFGGKVASVSGRYYAMDRDRRWEREDKAFSAMVEGRGEGGRYVDPVQGIKDSYNKDVTDEFIVPFVCIDNRGEPVASIRDEDVCISFNFRADRARQIARCLARESGISKEAGGDLPDAEALDAAIPRSRIPKNLKYICMTEYDKKFTLPVVVPSESLNNILANVMGNLGMRNLRVAETEKYAHVTYFFNGGVEQPFPGEDRVLVPSQKVATYDLKPEMSASGIADAVVKAIEDATFDVVIVNFANADMVGHSGKLEPTVKAVETVDACLGRIHTALRQRGGAMLITADHGNAELMVDPVSGGPHTAHTTNPVPLILVSEDAKQYSLRPDGALRDISPTILAMLDISEPKDMTGNDLRVLKN, encoded by the coding sequence ATGCCAACCCGACCCAAACCTCTTGTTCTTATCATTCTTGATGGCTGGGGCTTTCGCGCCGAAACCAAGGCCAATGCCATCGCCCTGGCGCGCAAACCGAACTACGATCAGCTTCTGCGTGATTTTCCGAACACGCTCATTCACACCAGCGGACGCTACGTCGGCCTGCCCAACGGACAAATGGGTAACAGCGAAGTCGGCCATCTTAACATCGGCGCCGGTCGCGTCGTCTCCATGGATATCTCCAAGATTGACGTCATGATCGAGAACGGAGAGTTCTTCAGCAATCCGGTTCTTCTCGATGCCATCAAGCACGCGCGCAGCGGTGGACGCCGCCTGCATATATTTGGTTTGGTCTCCGATGGCGGTGTGCACTCACATCAGAACCATCTCTATGCCTTGTTGCGGATGGCCAAGCAAAACGGTGTGGACCGCGTCTTCGTCCATGCTTTCATGGATGGCCGCGACACCTTGCCCACCAACGGCGTCCTCTACTTGCAGCAGCTCCAGCAGAAGATGCGCGAGTTCGGCGGCAAAGTGGCCAGCGTCAGCGGCCGTTACTACGCTATGGATCGCGACCGCCGCTGGGAGCGCGAAGATAAAGCCTTCTCCGCCATGGTCGAAGGTCGCGGCGAGGGTGGACGTTACGTGGATCCGGTGCAGGGAATTAAAGACTCCTACAACAAAGACGTCACCGATGAATTCATCGTTCCCTTTGTCTGCATTGATAATCGCGGCGAACCGGTAGCATCCATCCGCGACGAAGATGTCTGTATCAGCTTCAACTTCCGCGCCGATCGTGCCCGTCAGATCGCCCGCTGCCTCGCCCGGGAAAGTGGAATCAGCAAAGAAGCCGGCGGCGACCTGCCCGACGCCGAAGCGCTCGATGCCGCCATCCCGCGCAGCCGCATTCCCAAAAATCTCAAATACATTTGCATGACCGAGTACGACAAGAAATTCACCCTGCCGGTGGTCGTGCCTTCCGAGTCGTTGAATAATATCCTGGCTAATGTCATGGGCAATCTTGGCATGCGCAACCTGCGCGTGGCAGAAACAGAAAAGTATGCCCACGTTACGTACTTCTTCAACGGTGGCGTCGAGCAACCCTTTCCTGGAGAAGACCGCGTGCTCGTCCCTTCACAAAAAGTTGCGACCTACGATCTCAAACCTGAGATGAGCGCCTCGGGCATCGCCGACGCTGTCGTCAAAGCGATTGAAGATGCAACCTTCGATGTCGTCATCGTGAACTTTGCTAACGCCGATATGGTAGGCCACTCCGGGAAACTTGAGCCCACAGTCAAAGCCGTCGAGACCGTAGACGCCTGCCTGGGACGCATTCATACCGCGCTGCGCCAGCGTGGAGGTGCAATGCTCATCACCGCCGATCACGGCAACGCCGAGCTGATGGTTGATCCCGTCAGCGGTGGTCCGCATACCGCGCACACCACCAATCCCGTGCCCCTGATCCTGGTGAGCGAAGATGCAAAGCAATACTCCTTGCGTCCCGATGGAGCCCTGCGAGACATCTCACCAACAATACTAGCGATGCTTGATATATCCGAGCCTAAAGATATGACCGGTAATGATTTACGAGTTTTAAAAAATTGA